One Terriglobales bacterium DNA segment encodes these proteins:
- a CDS encoding NAD(P)H-hydrate dehydratase has translation MKIVTAAEMREIDRITTERFGIASLTLMENAGTAVADFVLSDYPERNRIGLVCGKGNNGGDGYVAARKLHEAGREVQVLLLADPGELRGDAAVMFKKLPVSSILARSSEELTSAKARAVFECDLLIDAILGTGFRPPVQGLYAEAIRRFSEVHAPIVAVDIPSGADADAMDSGSESGHPVVPACGTVTFTAPKLVHVFSSLVQGVVVIAPIGSPDEAIQSSLNLEMITPRDLAAALKPRPRDAHKGMFGHVLVIGGSLGKSGAAAMAGMAALRAGAGLATVATPRSVLPMVAGFAPELMTEPLEETEEGTISLRALGRLESIVEGKTLLAIGPGISRNPETAETVRMLVRDTDVPVVLDADGLNAFEGSSQLLDGSRHTLVLTPHPGEMARLTQVKTGDIQKDRLGIARKFAAEHRLLLVLKGHRTLIAEPNGQVWVNVTGNPGMATGGMGDILTGLLAGMLAQERSGKGDRSRTTVLAGVYLHGLAGDVACDDTGENSLVATDLLGALPEAFRRTREAAKSRTVRFQA, from the coding sequence ATGAAAATCGTTACCGCGGCCGAGATGCGCGAAATCGACCGCATCACCACCGAGCGATTCGGAATAGCATCCCTCACTCTAATGGAAAATGCAGGGACGGCGGTGGCGGACTTTGTCCTTTCCGACTACCCCGAGCGGAACCGCATCGGCCTGGTTTGCGGCAAAGGCAACAATGGTGGCGATGGCTACGTTGCGGCTCGCAAGCTGCATGAGGCGGGCAGGGAAGTGCAGGTGCTGTTGCTGGCCGATCCCGGCGAGTTGCGCGGCGATGCCGCCGTTATGTTTAAGAAGCTGCCGGTATCGTCGATCCTGGCGCGTTCGAGTGAGGAACTCACGAGCGCCAAGGCGCGAGCCGTGTTTGAATGCGATTTGCTGATCGACGCGATCCTCGGCACCGGTTTCAGACCTCCAGTGCAAGGGCTCTACGCGGAGGCGATCAGACGATTTTCGGAGGTTCACGCGCCGATTGTCGCAGTTGATATCCCCTCCGGCGCCGATGCTGATGCCATGGATTCGGGATCGGAGTCCGGCCACCCGGTGGTTCCGGCGTGTGGCACCGTGACCTTCACCGCGCCCAAGCTGGTGCATGTCTTCAGTTCGCTGGTGCAGGGCGTGGTGGTTATCGCTCCGATCGGGTCACCCGATGAGGCCATCCAATCCTCGCTGAATTTGGAAATGATCACGCCGCGCGACCTTGCGGCCGCCCTTAAGCCGCGTCCCAGGGACGCTCATAAAGGGATGTTCGGGCACGTACTCGTAATCGGAGGATCATTAGGCAAGTCGGGCGCGGCTGCTATGGCCGGAATGGCGGCGTTACGCGCGGGCGCTGGGCTGGCGACGGTCGCAACTCCTCGGTCGGTGTTGCCGATGGTTGCAGGCTTTGCGCCGGAGTTGATGACCGAACCGCTGGAAGAAACGGAAGAGGGAACGATCTCATTGCGCGCGTTGGGGCGACTGGAAAGCATTGTCGAAGGCAAGACTTTGCTGGCGATTGGGCCGGGGATATCGCGCAATCCGGAAACTGCAGAAACGGTGCGCATGCTGGTACGAGATACTGACGTGCCTGTGGTACTAGACGCCGATGGCCTGAACGCGTTCGAAGGTAGCTCACAACTTCTCGATGGCAGCAGACACACGCTGGTGCTCACCCCACATCCAGGTGAAATGGCTCGTTTGACGCAAGTGAAGACTGGAGACATTCAAAAGGACCGCTTGGGCATTGCTCGGAAATTTGCTGCTGAGCACAGACTGTTGCTGGTGTTGAAAGGGCATCGCACGCTGATTGCGGAGCCCAATGGCCAGGTCTGGGTGAACGTTACCGGGAATCCCGGCATGGCGACGGGCGGCATGGGAGACATTCTCACCGGCCTGTTAGCCGGCATGCTCGCGCAAGAGAGAAGCGGAAAGGGAGACAGAAGTAGGACGACGGTCCTGGCGGGAGTTTACCTTCACGGCTTGGCCGGTGACGTGGCTTGCGACGATACTGGCGAAAATTCGTTGGTTGCGACCGATCTGCTTGGCGCTCTGCCGGAAGCCTTCCGCCGCACTCGCGAGGCCGCCAAGAGCAGGACCGTTCGCTTCCAGGCCTGA
- the tsaE gene encoding tRNA (adenosine(37)-N6)-threonylcarbamoyltransferase complex ATPase subunit type 1 TsaE, which produces MPQETTSIREIVTHSAEETIAFGHTLAKILSPPKLVLLRGDLGAGKTTLVKGVAQAFAAAREDDVTSPTFTLVHEYRGPKVDLYHIDLYRVDTPRELETLGLDDLRGENAVLLIEWGEKFSRFRRERDVEIAIERLGESERKIVVTS; this is translated from the coding sequence ATGCCGCAGGAGACAACTTCAATCCGCGAGATCGTTACCCATTCGGCCGAGGAGACGATTGCGTTTGGACACACGCTCGCAAAAATACTCTCTCCGCCGAAGCTGGTGCTGCTGCGGGGCGATTTGGGTGCGGGCAAGACCACTCTGGTGAAAGGCGTCGCGCAGGCCTTCGCGGCGGCCAGGGAAGACGACGTGACCAGTCCGACGTTTACGCTGGTGCACGAGTATCGCGGCCCGAAAGTGGATCTCTATCACATTGACCTTTATCGGGTTGATACGCCTCGCGAGCTGGAGACCCTGGGCCTGGATGATCTGCGGGGAGAAAACGCTGTGTTGCTGATCGAGTGGGGAGAAAAGTTTTCGCGCTTCAGGCGTGAGCGCGATGTAGAGATCGCGATTGAAAGGTTGGGAGAGTCGGAGAGGAAGATCGTGGTCACCAGCTAG
- a CDS encoding helix-turn-helix transcriptional regulator: MITLTEFTVTRRDEQILQLLLEGCSNKEIADELKISPRTVKQHLRSLFQRAGITGGRKRVKLATALLWKEQLQCNHAIG, from the coding sequence ATGATTACTCTCACGGAGTTCACGGTCACACGGCGGGACGAACAGATTCTGCAGCTCTTGCTGGAAGGCTGCAGCAACAAGGAAATCGCCGACGAATTGAAAATAAGTCCGCGCACTGTCAAGCAACATTTGCGGTCGTTGTTCCAGCGGGCGGGGATCACCGGCGGCCGCAAGCGAGTGAAGCTGGCGACGGCGCTTTTATGGAAGGAGCAACTGCAATGCAATCACGCAATCGGTTAA
- a CDS encoding LuxR C-terminal-related transcriptional regulator, translating to MQSRNRLTPREVEVASLVWEGMTNREIGHSVGTTEQVIKNYLRVIFDKLGVWSRLELALYIANHGGGTWKETMDEAVPEAKTRETIPAKQAAAGR from the coding sequence ATGCAATCACGCAATCGGTTAACCCCGCGGGAGGTGGAGGTGGCCTCGCTGGTATGGGAGGGCATGACCAACCGCGAGATCGGCCATTCGGTGGGCACCACGGAACAGGTCATCAAGAATTATCTGCGGGTGATTTTTGACAAGCTGGGGGTGTGGAGCCGGCTGGAGTTGGCGCTTTACATCGCCAACCACGGTGGTGGGACGTGGAAGGAAACTATGGACGAGGCAGTGCCTGAAGCCAAGACGCGGGAGACGATACCTGCCAAGCAGGCTGCCGCAGGACGGTAA